Proteins from one Oscillatoria nigro-viridis PCC 7112 genomic window:
- a CDS encoding cation diffusion facilitator family transporter gives MVADNRSEVRKVLIITLLLNLLVMAIKAGVGWLTGSLSLLADALHSVTDSANNILGLVTNHYANPQPDRDHPYGHQKFDALGALGIAVFLGIACFEILSGAVERLLKGGTVVKISPNELWILLLVLGINIFVTFYERRVGQRLGSAILVADAQHTMSDVWVTIMVIGGLIGVWQGEVWNMPQLQFLDVFLSFPVAVLVFSSGWKVLRENLPWLVDEMAIAPEVIHAIAMEVPGVVNCHSIASRGLIGRQVFIEMHAIVDAVDVETAHRITEEVEARLEERFSPVRILIHVEPPAYKSDHISYDSEEKEEGKRKQEG, from the coding sequence ATGGTTGCCGATAACCGTTCCGAAGTCCGCAAGGTTTTAATCATTACCTTATTGCTAAATTTGCTGGTGATGGCAATTAAAGCAGGCGTGGGATGGCTGACTGGTTCCCTCAGTTTGCTGGCAGATGCTTTGCACAGCGTCACGGACAGCGCTAATAATATTTTAGGATTGGTAACTAATCATTATGCCAATCCGCAGCCCGATCGCGATCATCCCTACGGACACCAGAAATTTGACGCTCTCGGAGCTCTGGGAATTGCTGTTTTTCTGGGAATTGCCTGTTTTGAAATTCTCAGCGGCGCTGTTGAAAGGTTGCTCAAAGGTGGCACAGTTGTCAAAATATCGCCAAATGAATTGTGGATATTACTGCTGGTACTGGGGATTAATATTTTTGTCACTTTTTACGAGCGCAGAGTTGGCCAACGTCTCGGTAGCGCGATTTTAGTGGCTGACGCTCAGCACACGATGAGCGACGTTTGGGTGACAATTATGGTCATCGGCGGGTTGATCGGTGTTTGGCAAGGAGAGGTTTGGAATATGCCTCAATTACAATTCCTGGACGTGTTTTTGTCTTTTCCTGTGGCTGTTTTGGTATTTAGCAGCGGTTGGAAAGTTTTAAGGGAAAATCTGCCTTGGTTGGTGGATGAAATGGCGATCGCACCGGAAGTTATTCATGCGATCGCAATGGAGGTGCCGGGGGTTGTTAACTGTCACTCGATCGCCTCCCGCGGCTTGATCGGGCGTCAAGTGTTTATTGAAATGCACGCGATCGTCGATGCTGTTGATGTAGAAACAGCTCACCGGATTACAGAAGAAGTAGAAGCGCGGTTGGAAGAACGTTTCAGCCCTGTACGCATCTTAATTCACGTTGAGCCACCAGCTTACAAGTCCGACCACATTAGCTACGATTCTGAAGAAAAGGAAGAAGGAAAGAGGAAGCAGGAAGGATGA
- a CDS encoding sulfurtransferase gives MPNLLGNLANNWIVNADLAKQLLEQEATLLDARAPILKLFCRLPPAIPVTWQEFSRSEFPHKGKILENNKVLTQKLQAIGICQDKPVIVVADSVKGWGEDGRIVWMLRTLGQEKAVFVDGGYRALIKAGINRVKSANNPPKTGDFVISRLSNWEIQRDELKAILGNENLVIIDAREPREYAGKTPYGEQRGGHIPGAVHLYYKQLMDKQGKLLSRGEIVAILQQKGVSQSTQIVSYCSGGIRSAWLTCVLTNVGFCAKNYAGSMWEWSASPADSYPLSISFSGAG, from the coding sequence ATGCCGAATTTACTGGGTAATTTAGCAAATAACTGGATAGTAAATGCAGATTTAGCTAAGCAATTGCTGGAACAAGAAGCTACTTTACTAGATGCTCGCGCACCCATTTTAAAGTTATTTTGCCGTCTCCCACCAGCTATTCCCGTAACTTGGCAGGAATTTTCGCGTTCCGAGTTTCCCCACAAGGGAAAAATCCTAGAAAATAACAAAGTTTTAACTCAAAAACTGCAAGCAATTGGTATTTGTCAAGACAAACCTGTGATAGTGGTTGCCGATTCGGTGAAAGGGTGGGGCGAAGACGGGCGGATTGTTTGGATGTTGCGGACTTTGGGACAGGAAAAAGCCGTTTTTGTCGATGGAGGATATCGGGCTTTAATCAAAGCTGGAATTAATCGAGTGAAATCTGCAAACAATCCACCGAAAACAGGAGATTTTGTAATATCTCGCCTCTCGAACTGGGAAATTCAGCGGGATGAATTGAAAGCAATTTTAGGAAATGAGAATTTAGTCATTATTGACGCCAGAGAGCCGCGAGAATATGCAGGTAAAACGCCTTACGGAGAACAGCGGGGCGGCCACATTCCCGGTGCGGTTCACCTCTATTACAAACAGTTGATGGACAAACAGGGAAAACTGCTGTCTCGCGGGGAAATTGTCGCTATTTTGCAGCAAAAAGGAGTTTCGCAGTCAACTCAAATTGTGAGTTATTGTAGTGGGGGAATTCGCTCTGCATGGTTGACTTGTGTATTGACAAATGTGGGATTTTGTGCTAAGAATTATGCAGGTTCTATGTGGGAATGGTCGGCGTCGCCGGCAGATAGCTATCCCCTTTCAATCAGCTTTTCAGGGGCGGGCTAG
- a CDS encoding type IV pilin-like G/H family protein: protein MKLSRIYSSRNWQLKVALAALTLPVFFSSVSEAQVSPTLKTKELQAKNFVGSMNKAQQVYYAEKAGFTSSVSNLLVYMGLQIKPDAANYSYSIGMVKKGAVFNYGVSKQANLKSFVGGVFLVGNKTQTILCINAAPGKTKPANPTNTKGVLACGANTAKVTQ, encoded by the coding sequence GTGAAATTAAGCAGGATTTATAGCAGCCGCAACTGGCAGCTTAAAGTTGCGCTCGCAGCTCTAACTCTGCCAGTTTTTTTCAGTTCTGTCTCGGAAGCTCAAGTTTCACCAACGCTTAAAACTAAGGAATTACAAGCGAAAAATTTTGTGGGTTCGATGAATAAAGCCCAGCAAGTTTACTATGCTGAAAAAGCAGGTTTTACAAGTTCTGTTTCCAATTTATTGGTTTATATGGGTCTCCAAATTAAACCTGACGCAGCCAATTACAGCTACTCGATCGGCATGGTGAAAAAAGGTGCTGTATTTAACTACGGAGTCTCGAAGCAAGCTAATCTCAAAAGTTTTGTAGGGGGAGTCTTTTTGGTGGGAAACAAAACCCAAACTATTTTGTGTATAAATGCAGCTCCGGGTAAGACTAAACCAGCTAATCCAACTAATACCAAAGGGGTTTTAGCCTGCGGTGCTAATACAGCAAAAGTTACTCAATAA
- the mtnA gene encoding S-methyl-5-thioribose-1-phosphate isomerase, whose product MTAQNSPVSPVTWKEDRVLLIDQNRLPKEYGVVEISRCEDMAEAIKTMIVRGAPAIGVAAAYGMYLGAREIETGDRTEFLTKLEQVGELLRSTRPTAVNLFWAISRMLKTAERTSGSVEQVQKTLLEMAKTIQAEDLQTCKDIGDKGLEVLPATPEKLNLLTHCNAGALATAGYGTALGVFRSAWREGRLGRVFADETRPRLQGAKLTTWECVQEGIPVTLIADNMAAHCMKLGMIHAVVVGADRIAANGDAANKIGTYSLAIVAKAHNVPFFVAAPLSTIDFELSDGSKIPIEERDPVEMYQVGTTRICPVGVEFYNPAFDVTPAEFISGIITEHGTVAPGELKHFQAKQLV is encoded by the coding sequence ATGACCGCTCAAAACTCCCCCGTTTCCCCCGTCACTTGGAAAGAAGACCGAGTTCTGCTAATTGACCAAAACCGGCTGCCGAAAGAATACGGTGTAGTCGAAATTAGCCGCTGCGAAGATATGGCTGAGGCGATTAAAACTATGATAGTCCGAGGTGCTCCGGCGATCGGGGTAGCAGCAGCTTACGGGATGTATTTGGGGGCGCGAGAAATCGAAACGGGCGATCGCACCGAGTTTTTAACTAAACTAGAACAAGTTGGCGAGTTATTGCGATCGACTCGTCCCACTGCGGTTAATTTGTTTTGGGCAATATCGCGAATGCTCAAAACTGCCGAGAGAACTAGCGGTTCTGTCGAACAAGTGCAAAAAACTTTGTTAGAAATGGCCAAAACCATTCAAGCAGAAGACTTGCAAACTTGTAAAGATATCGGCGACAAAGGTTTAGAAGTTCTGCCAGCTACACCTGAAAAATTGAACTTACTAACTCACTGCAATGCAGGTGCATTAGCAACAGCCGGCTACGGAACTGCTTTAGGTGTATTTCGTTCTGCTTGGCGAGAAGGAAGACTCGGAAGAGTTTTTGCAGACGAAACTCGGCCCCGTCTCCAAGGTGCAAAACTCACCACTTGGGAATGCGTGCAAGAAGGAATTCCCGTCACTTTAATAGCAGACAATATGGCCGCTCACTGCATGAAACTCGGCATGATTCACGCAGTAGTTGTCGGTGCAGACAGAATCGCTGCTAATGGCGATGCAGCCAATAAAATTGGCACTTACAGTTTAGCAATTGTTGCCAAAGCTCACAACGTCCCGTTTTTTGTCGCCGCTCCTCTGTCAACAATTGATTTTGAACTTTCCGACGGCAGCAAAATCCCCATTGAAGAACGCGATCCAGTTGAAATGTATCAAGTTGGAACTACCCGAATTTGTCCTGTGGGGGTCGAATTTTACAATCCCGCTTTTGACGTAACTCCGGCGGAATTTATCTCAGGAATTATTACAGAACACGGTACGGTTGCTCCTGGGGAATTGAAACACTTTCAGGCAAAACAATTAGTTTAA
- a CDS encoding calcium-binding protein, with amino-acid sequence MFCQCVSPSNDTVRAGKGDDIVVGELGSNLLFGNEGSDTICGGEGEDTVYGDIGSPLPIGSTGGKDQICGGLGNDLLFGNEGQDTVNGDTGNDTLYGGKDEDSLLGSAGNDLLFGDRGNDTLIGGTGNDRFVLGIDLGSETILDFQYGIDSIGLIGGLNFSQLSIVAENTSTLIRVSGSGQLLATLSNVPASVITATDFALL; translated from the coding sequence ATTTTTTGTCAATGCGTAAGTCCTAGTAATGATACAGTGCGTGCCGGCAAGGGCGATGACATAGTTGTCGGCGAATTGGGCAGCAACCTGCTGTTTGGCAATGAAGGGAGTGATACTATCTGTGGCGGCGAGGGGGAAGATACAGTGTACGGGGATATAGGTAGCCCCCTCCCCATTGGTTCTACGGGCGGAAAAGACCAAATATGCGGCGGTTTGGGCAACGATTTGTTGTTTGGCAATGAAGGTCAGGATACTGTCAACGGGGATACTGGGAACGATACTCTTTACGGCGGTAAGGATGAGGACAGTTTGCTTGGCAGTGCTGGGAACGATTTGCTGTTTGGAGATCGGGGGAATGATACTCTGATAGGAGGTACCGGGAACGATCGATTTGTGTTGGGTATTGACCTCGGCAGCGAGACTATTTTAGACTTTCAATACGGTATCGATTCGATCGGCTTAATTGGTGGTCTCAATTTCTCGCAACTGAGCATTGTTGCGGAGAATACTTCTACTCTCATCCGAGTTAGTGGTTCCGGGCAACTTTTGGCAACTCTCAGCAATGTGCCTGCAAGCGTGATTACTGCCACAGATTTTGCACTCCTGTAG
- a CDS encoding mechanosensitive ion channel family protein has protein sequence MLNFGILGVVVIVLYLLFGILRRVFRQFTSDLALVALNVSQTPLTLIVFAIGFKLALQTLFVTPTIYITWFQRGLTAFLVLVAAFWAVQLLTEVVTYAFREYAARSEAMWDDVLTPILQNVLPVIVYLVGGLLFLQAFGIDIQGLLVAIGGISFILGFALKDILANFFSGLVLLIDTPFRFGDVIELANGRRGVIKHIGLRLTELYLIDTHSQIYIPNAAFEGQNIINISRPTNHYYYTISIPIKADVAPALAISMMEKVVLAHPDTMGEIGKKLELVDEFYGCSIPGVKAQQKREAGRLRLLAEAEVNSILAEIEMGLAHLADLISQLERGGLDVEERRTVQAYYLELCQKIGLESKKSDRHDRRRRLLSEATGTVSESTLIGLIRRWYKYWLKDPDLFQEDQQMLKQEWEQKIDLLKIKVNKLFSAISNPGSPA, from the coding sequence TTGCTTAACTTCGGCATTCTTGGTGTTGTCGTTATTGTTCTCTACCTACTTTTTGGTATTTTGCGGAGGGTTTTCCGTCAATTTACCTCAGACCTGGCGTTAGTTGCACTCAACGTCTCACAAACGCCGCTGACACTCATTGTGTTCGCGATCGGTTTCAAGCTGGCATTGCAGACGCTATTTGTCACTCCTACAATTTACATTACTTGGTTCCAACGAGGCTTGACCGCTTTTCTTGTCCTTGTCGCCGCCTTTTGGGCGGTTCAATTGCTCACTGAGGTTGTGACCTATGCTTTCAGGGAGTATGCCGCACGCTCCGAGGCAATGTGGGATGATGTTCTGACTCCCATCCTGCAAAATGTTCTCCCTGTAATAGTTTACTTGGTGGGTGGACTGCTGTTTCTCCAGGCATTCGGTATTGACATCCAAGGTTTGTTAGTTGCCATCGGAGGAATCAGTTTTATCTTGGGGTTTGCCCTAAAAGACATTCTGGCAAACTTCTTCAGTGGGTTAGTCTTGCTCATCGATACACCGTTTCGCTTTGGGGATGTGATTGAGCTAGCCAACGGTAGAAGAGGCGTGATTAAACACATTGGGCTGCGATTAACCGAACTGTATCTCATTGACACGCACTCACAGATTTACATCCCCAATGCCGCGTTTGAAGGGCAGAATATTATTAACATCAGCCGTCCGACCAATCATTACTACTACACGATATCCATTCCCATCAAAGCAGATGTTGCCCCGGCTCTAGCCATCTCCATGATGGAAAAAGTCGTGCTGGCACACCCCGATACCATGGGCGAAATTGGCAAGAAGTTAGAATTAGTTGACGAGTTTTATGGTTGCTCTATACCTGGGGTAAAAGCGCAACAGAAGCGAGAAGCGGGACGGCTACGCTTATTAGCTGAGGCTGAGGTGAATAGTATACTAGCTGAGATTGAAATGGGTTTGGCGCACCTAGCCGATCTGATCTCCCAATTAGAAAGGGGCGGATTAGATGTAGAGGAGCGGCGAACAGTGCAAGCATACTATCTGGAACTTTGTCAAAAGATTGGACTGGAATCAAAAAAGTCCGATCGACATGACCGTCGCAGACGCTTGCTCAGTGAAGCTACGGGAACAGTATCCGAGAGTACGTTGATTGGGCTGATACGCCGTTGGTATAAATACTGGTTGAAAGACCCTGACCTATTTCAAGAAGACCAGCAAATGTTGAAGCAAGAGTGGGAACAGAAGATTGATTTGTTGAAGATAAAAGTTAACAAGCTGTTCTCGGCAATTAGTAATCCCGGTAGTCCTGCATAG
- a CDS encoding DMT family transporter, with the protein MNESNKTTMAIASLFVGVVALSFGSIFIRWSESELSPNATIFNRFWIGSMVFGLWQGYKAIRQRLSGDKPVQQHSYTSQELLLLLGAGTFFAATLAFVAWSLTQTSVAISTILHNLTPIFTSLGAWLLFGQGFNRQFVIGMVVAIGGAIGIEIQQIQIATGEVTGGIAAIVSAVFMGAYLLVVEQLRTKFDPITIQLWVCAIATISILPMLVFAQERVLPSSLNGWLFVIFLALICQVLGQGLLTYSVASLSSVVVSLVHLLEPVFSSILAWALFWEKLSFSNWVGFALVLIGLYLAVSSQAVVNLPQNRLESG; encoded by the coding sequence ATGAATGAATCCAATAAAACGACGATGGCGATCGCCTCATTATTTGTCGGTGTAGTCGCCCTATCTTTTGGCTCTATCTTCATTAGATGGAGTGAATCTGAACTCAGTCCCAATGCTACAATATTTAATCGCTTTTGGATAGGTAGTATGGTCTTTGGGCTGTGGCAAGGATACAAGGCGATACGTCAGAGACTGTCTGGTGACAAACCCGTTCAACAGCATTCCTACACCAGTCAGGAGCTTTTGCTATTGCTGGGTGCTGGGACTTTTTTTGCTGCCACCTTAGCCTTTGTCGCTTGGTCGCTGACTCAAACCAGCGTCGCTATCTCGACAATCCTGCACAATCTCACCCCGATATTTACTAGCTTAGGAGCGTGGTTGTTATTCGGTCAAGGCTTTAACCGCCAATTTGTCATTGGGATGGTCGTCGCCATTGGGGGAGCGATCGGCATTGAAATCCAGCAGATACAAATCGCCACTGGTGAGGTAACAGGAGGCATAGCTGCCATCGTCTCTGCGGTTTTCATGGGTGCATATCTGCTGGTGGTAGAACAACTGAGAACCAAATTTGACCCCATCACAATTCAGTTGTGGGTTTGTGCGATCGCTACCATATCCATCTTGCCCATGCTTGTGTTCGCTCAAGAGCGGGTTTTGCCTTCTTCACTGAATGGATGGCTGTTCGTCATTTTTCTCGCCCTCATCTGCCAAGTTTTAGGCCAGGGACTTTTAACATATAGCGTTGCTAGCTTGTCCTCAGTGGTTGTCTCCTTAGTACATTTGTTAGAGCCAGTATTTAGCAGCATTTTGGCTTGGGCCTTATTTTGGGAAAAATTAAGTTTCTCGAATTGGGTAGGTTTTGCCCTAGTTCTCATCGGTCTATACCTAGCCGTATCTAGCCAAGCTGTTGTTAATCTGCCACAAAATCGGCTAGAGAGCGGGTAG
- a CDS encoding DMT family transporter, whose protein sequence is MTAKLELAQKPSSRTPAWIATASLFASLIPLSLAPILVKLCEQEIGSNAVAFHRGWIAATVFGLLSTIEAFDRQKSDRQPVEQKPFTRREFALLVGLGTFGATYFLLWSLSLTQTNVANVTLFCGLNPLFVGLGGWLLLGRRYNSRFIIGMILALVGAIVMGWDDVQFATNQVQGNAVALLSGICFAAYLILLELLRERFTTATLLLWRCAFTTVLAFPVLALAEERLFPHSWMGWFFLILQALLCQVLGQGLLAYSLSKLSSGFVAVTLLFEPVLASIFAWVIFSERLGFFDLVAFVVILSGIYVAQSSQSAVKETRELA, encoded by the coding sequence ATGACAGCAAAACTGGAATTAGCACAGAAACCGTCGTCCAGAACACCTGCTTGGATAGCAACTGCTTCATTATTTGCCAGCCTGATCCCCCTATCTTTAGCACCAATCCTCGTCAAACTGTGCGAACAAGAAATAGGTTCAAATGCCGTAGCATTCCATCGCGGCTGGATCGCTGCCACCGTCTTTGGCTTGTTGAGCACAATAGAGGCTTTTGACCGCCAAAAATCCGATCGCCAACCCGTAGAACAGAAGCCTTTTACGAGACGAGAATTCGCGCTATTGGTAGGATTGGGAACTTTCGGAGCAACCTACTTCCTGCTGTGGTCTTTGTCGCTGACTCAAACCAACGTTGCCAACGTTACGTTATTTTGTGGTTTGAACCCACTGTTTGTCGGTTTGGGGGGGTGGTTGTTATTAGGTAGGCGCTACAATAGCAGATTCATCATTGGCATGATCCTGGCACTGGTGGGAGCGATCGTTATGGGATGGGATGACGTGCAGTTCGCCACTAACCAAGTACAAGGTAATGCCGTCGCCTTGCTATCGGGGATTTGTTTTGCTGCATATCTGATACTGCTAGAACTGCTGCGAGAACGATTTACCACGGCAACCTTATTGCTGTGGCGCTGCGCCTTCACGACTGTGTTGGCGTTTCCCGTCCTCGCACTCGCCGAAGAAAGATTGTTTCCCCATTCCTGGATGGGGTGGTTTTTCTTAATTTTGCAAGCCCTCTTGTGCCAAGTGTTGGGTCAAGGACTTTTGGCTTACAGCCTCAGCAAGCTGTCGTCAGGATTCGTCGCCGTCACGCTGCTTTTCGAGCCAGTCCTTGCCTCAATCTTCGCTTGGGTAATTTTTTCTGAACGCTTGGGTTTCTTTGACTTGGTGGCGTTTGTCGTGATTTTATCCGGTATCTATGTAGCTCAATCGAGTCAATCTGCCGTTAAAGAAACCCGCGAATTAGCGTAA
- a CDS encoding matrixin family metalloprotease: MCFAKGSSTHFRSERARLILLLGKKWVNGTKLRYYFFESGPNSGGNEQKEIVRQGFEVWKKVGIGIKFEEVRNISEAEIRIGFVQGDGAWSYLGRDAIDIPQQSERTMNFGWALRADPRGVDVPVIVWDEEAVYKYFGASPNNWDRDTTFDNVLQKLAVGEVEGSKWNPNSIGHYAFAAGFIEKPVECQNGLNPAGGLSEQDVLQVRLFYPPLDDSSYTELKPFHSEILSLAPAEQKNFAIEPSATRTYSASRENPGLSRRV, from the coding sequence TTGTGCTTTGCTAAAGGTTCCTCCACGCACTTTCGATCCGAGCGTGCTCGTCTAATACTGTTACTCGGGAAGAAGTGGGTTAACGGTACAAAATTACGTTATTACTTTTTTGAGAGCGGTCCCAATTCAGGCGGGAACGAACAGAAGGAGATCGTGCGGCAGGGGTTTGAGGTGTGGAAGAAGGTAGGGATTGGTATCAAGTTTGAGGAGGTTCGGAACATCAGCGAGGCAGAGATACGAATCGGCTTTGTGCAAGGAGATGGAGCCTGGTCATATCTTGGCCGCGATGCGATCGATATTCCTCAACAAAGCGAGCGAACCATGAACTTCGGCTGGGCTCTTCGGGCTGATCCCCGTGGGGTAGATGTCCCGGTTATCGTTTGGGACGAAGAAGCCGTTTATAAATATTTCGGTGCTTCTCCTAACAATTGGGACCGAGATACAACTTTTGATAATGTGCTTCAAAAGCTGGCAGTAGGAGAAGTGGAGGGGTCAAAGTGGAACCCCAACTCGATCGGGCATTACGCTTTTGCAGCGGGATTCATTGAGAAACCTGTGGAGTGCCAGAACGGATTAAACCCTGCTGGCGGACTTTCTGAGCAGGATGTGTTGCAGGTACGATTATTCTATCCCCCGCTTGATGACTCGAGTTATACAGAACTTAAACCCTTCCATTCCGAGATTCTTTCCCTCGCGCCTGCTGAACAGAAAAACTTTGCGATCGAACCCTCTGCTACCCGAACCTATAGCGCGTCGCGTGAGAACCCCGGTCTTTCCCGCAGGGTATGA
- a CDS encoding cytochrome P450, which yields MMNLNLDTIFSSLMNPALNEFQVWALQNPEESLSKTMLPPIALIEGLIANEPTYLQIKRLAFGANFCCAGQVVMGEFDTLEKALTSPQARGWRLGTSVLDPDRAPNQDVGGRNLFLLSLSDRETDGSSNHAAFRSCMQKYLFNSATTDRQEDEISRRLLDRLAADYAEMSHGAGGAFFTDVKRGWMGFLVRYLHYVIFGINPDDSESIELLTELHYTRQSPLHYFAVIGNLLQSLNLFGHGDLSALIERAATIYENSPALADFEESSENNGMTKRELAKLMTSIMGIAGLQGPLHLGYTAMGYRPLPAYKGQQTAEINPTDFWDRLDLDDRQSIELFLLECARLWAPVSATHRVATEPFTATVAGKERTFPAGTKVLIPLSLGLLDESFWGSTVYEFNPKRENLCPFHMGFHSVGDRSAGRICPAKDIALKMLVDVVSTVGKVRRSSEPNLRR from the coding sequence ATGATGAACCTAAATTTAGATACTATTTTCTCATCGCTGATGAACCCGGCACTGAACGAGTTTCAGGTTTGGGCTTTGCAAAACCCGGAAGAAAGTCTCAGCAAAACGATGCTACCGCCGATCGCCCTGATTGAGGGTTTGATTGCCAACGAACCCACCTATTTGCAGATAAAACGGCTGGCTTTCGGAGCCAACTTTTGCTGCGCCGGGCAAGTCGTGATGGGAGAGTTTGACACGCTGGAAAAAGCACTCACATCGCCCCAGGCGCGCGGATGGCGGCTGGGTACTTCTGTACTCGATCCCGATCGCGCGCCCAACCAAGATGTCGGCGGCAGAAACCTTTTCCTGCTGTCTTTGTCCGATCGCGAAACTGACGGTAGCAGCAACCACGCAGCATTCCGAAGCTGCATGCAGAAATATCTGTTCAACAGTGCCACAACGGATCGCCAAGAGGACGAAATCAGCAGACGGTTGCTCGATCGGCTAGCCGCAGATTATGCCGAGATGTCGCACGGTGCGGGGGGAGCGTTTTTTACCGATGTCAAGCGGGGTTGGATGGGATTTTTAGTCCGATACCTGCACTACGTCATCTTTGGGATTAATCCAGACGATTCAGAGTCGATCGAACTCCTCACCGAATTGCATTACACCCGCCAAAGCCCGCTGCACTACTTCGCCGTCATCGGCAACCTGCTGCAAAGCCTGAACCTCTTTGGACACGGGGATTTGTCCGCTCTAATCGAGCGTGCGGCGACTATCTATGAAAATTCCCCAGCTTTAGCCGACTTCGAGGAGAGCTCGGAAAACAACGGCATGACTAAGCGGGAATTGGCGAAGCTGATGACATCAATTATGGGGATAGCGGGACTGCAAGGCCCCCTGCACCTAGGCTACACGGCAATGGGATATCGCCCTCTCCCCGCCTATAAAGGACAGCAGACGGCCGAAATTAACCCGACTGATTTTTGGGATCGGCTCGATTTGGACGATCGCCAGTCGATCGAGCTGTTCCTCTTGGAATGCGCCCGCCTCTGGGCCCCCGTCAGCGCCACCCACCGAGTCGCGACAGAGCCCTTCACCGCAACGGTAGCGGGCAAAGAGCGCACCTTCCCCGCCGGAACCAAGGTACTGATACCGCTCAGTTTGGGGCTGCTAGACGAGAGTTTCTGGGGCTCTACGGTATACGAATTCAACCCTAAGCGGGAGAATCTGTGCCCTTTTCATATGGGATTTCATTCCGTGGGCGATCGCAGCGCGGGACGGATTTGCCCCGCTAAAGACATTGCACTCAAGATGCTGGTGGATGTCGTGAGTACGGTAGGCAAAGTGCGCCGAAGCTCTGAGCCTAATTTGCGGCGGTAA